A window from Ictalurus punctatus breed USDA103 unplaced genomic scaffold, Coco_2.0 Super-Scaffold_100046, whole genome shotgun sequence encodes these proteins:
- the LOC128630025 gene encoding histone H2B-like — MPDPAKTAPKKGSKKAVTKTAGKGGKKRRKSRKESYAIYVYKVLKQVHPDTGISSKAMGIMNSFVNDIFERIAGESSRLAHYNKRSTITSREIQTAVRLLLPGELAKHAVSEGTKAVTKYTSSK; from the coding sequence ATGCCCGATCCAGCCAAGACCGCGCCCAAGAAGGGatcaaagaaagccgtgaccaagacggccggcaaaggaggcaagaagcgcagaaagtccaggaaggagagctacgccatctacgtgtacaaggtcTTGAAGCAGGTGCACCCTGACACCGgcatctcatccaaggccatgggcatcatgaactccttcgtgaatgatatttttgagcgcatCGCCGGTGAGTCTTCTCGTCTGGCTCATTACAACAAGCGCTCCACTATCACCTCCAGGGAGATCCAGACCGCCGTGCGCTTGTTGCTTCCCGGCGAGCTGGCCAAGCACGCCGTGTCCGAGGGTACAAAAGCCGtcaccaagtacaccagctccaagtga
- the LOC128629999 gene encoding histone H1-like, translating into MAEVAPAPAAAPAKAPKKKAASRAKKAGPSVGELIVKAVSSSKERSGVSLAALKKALAAGGYDVEKNNSRVKIAVKGLVTKGTLVQTKGTGASGSFKLNKKQTEAKKPVKKAAPKAKKPAAKKPAATKKPAAAAKKSPKAKKPTAAAKKATKSPKKAKKPATPKKAAKSPKKAKAVKPKTTKPKAAKAKKAAPKKK; encoded by the coding sequence ATGGCAGAAGTCGCACCCGCTCCCGCCGCCGCGCCGGCCAAAGCGCCCAAGAAGAAAGCAGCTTCGAGAGCAAAAAAAGCCGGCCCTAGCGTCGGCGAACTGATCGTCAAAGCCGTTTCCTCGTCTAAGGAGAGGAGCGGCGTGTCTCTCGCTGCTCTGAAGAAAGCGCTGGCTGCCGGCGGATACGATGTGGAGAAGAACAACTCCCGCGTCAAAATCGCTGTTAAGGGTCTCGTGACTAAAGGCActctggtgcagaccaaagggaCCGGCGCGTCTGGCTCTTTCAAGCTGAACAAGAAGCAGACCGAAGCCAAGAAGCCCGTGAAGAAAGCCGCGCCCAAAGCGAAAAAGCCCGCCGCCAAAAAGCCCGCCGCTACTAAGAAGCCCGCCGCCGCGGCCAAGAAGTCTCCTAAGGCGAAGAAGCCCACAGCCGCCGCAAAGAAAGCCACCAAGAGCCCGAAGAAGGCGAAAAAGCCCGCGACCCCTAAAAAGGCAGCCAAGAGCCCCAAGAAAGCGAAAGCTGTCAAGCCCAAGACCACAAAGCCTAAAGCGGCAAAGGCGAAGAAGGCAGCACccaaaaagaagtaa
- the LOC128630013 gene encoding histone H2A, giving the protein MSGRGKTGGKARAKAKTRSSRAGLQFPVGRVHRLLRKGNYAERVGAGAPVYLAAVLEYLTAEILELAGNAARDNKKTRIIPRHLQLAVRNDEELNKLLGGVTIAQGGVLPNIQAVLLPKKTEKAVKTK; this is encoded by the coding sequence ATGagtggcagaggaaaaaccggcgGAAAAGCTAGAGCTAAGGCCAAGACTCGTTCATCCAgggctggacttcagttccccgtGGGACGTGTGCACAGGCTTCTGCGTAAAGGCAACTATGCCGAGCGCGTCGGTGCTGGCGCTCCGGTCTACCTGGCCGCAGTGTTGGAGTATCTGACCGCTGAGATCCTGGAGTTGGCCGGTAACGCCGCCCGTGATAACAAGAAGACCCGTATCATTCCCCGCCACTTGCAGCTCGCCGTGCGTAACGACGAGGAGCTGAACAAACTGCTCGGCGGAGTGACCATCGCTCAAGGTGGTGTGCTGCCCAACATTCAGGCTGTGCTTCTGCCTAAAAAGACCGAGAAGGCCGTCAAGACTAAGTAA
- the LOC128630009 gene encoding histone H3 has product MARTKQTARKSTGGKAPRKQLATKAARKSAPATGGVKKPHRYRPGTVALREIRRYQKSTELLIRKLPFQRLVREIAQDFKTDLRFQSSAVMALQEASEAYLVGLFEDTNLCAIHAKRVTIMPKDIQLARRIRGERA; this is encoded by the coding sequence AtggcaagaaccaagcagaccgCCCGTAAGTCCACCGGTGGCAAGGCGCCAAGGAAGCAGCTCGCCACTAAGGCTGCCCGCAAGAGTGCGCCGGCTACTGGCGGTGTGAAGAAGCCTCATCGTTACAGGCCCGGCACCGTGGCTCTGAGGGAGATCCGTCGTTATCAGAAGTCTACTGAGCTGCTCATCCGCAAGCTGCCCTTCCAGCGCCTGGTGAGAGAAATCGCTCAGGACTTCAAGACCGACTTGCGTTTCCAGAGCTCGGCCGTCATGGCCCTGCAGGAAGCGAGCGAGGCATATCTGGTCGGTCTGTTCGAGGACACCAACCTGTGCGCTATCCAtgccaagagagtgaccatcatgcccaaggatattcagctggcccgccgtattcgcggagaacgcgcttaa